Proteins co-encoded in one Bacteroidota bacterium genomic window:
- a CDS encoding HD domain-containing protein, which translates to MLANKKDRNKLKIINDPVYGFIAITDELIFDIIEHRYFQRLRRISQTALTSYVYPGAHHTRFHHAIGAMHLTKNAIEVLRFKGHKISEEEELATLIAILLHDMGHGPYSHALEHSIVPSVTHEEISVRFMHKLNEEFNNRLSLAIQIFENRYKKKFLHQLISSQLDMDRMDYLNRDSFYSGVVEGAINSKRLITMLNVANDNLAIDDKGIYSVEKFLVARRLMYWQVYLHKTVIVSEKLLTKALSRARKLALEGVELFSSSSLSYFLKRNWDVNEFEQEDLEMFSKLDDYDVFGAIKEWTNHNDKILSDLSKRLTDRKLLKIRLGDVPIESSYVDSLRSKVAKAFDISFEETENYIIQGKVENNAYIKDHDSIFLLKKDGEVQDIAFSPDQQSVSAISEAMKKYYLIYPREVE; encoded by the coding sequence TTGCTTGCTAATAAGAAGGATAGAAATAAGTTAAAAATTATTAACGACCCGGTTTATGGCTTTATTGCCATTACTGATGAATTAATTTTTGATATAATAGAACATCGCTATTTTCAACGATTACGCCGAATTAGCCAAACAGCTCTAACATCATATGTTTATCCAGGAGCCCATCATACACGTTTTCATCATGCGATAGGTGCAATGCACCTGACCAAGAACGCTATAGAAGTATTAAGGTTCAAGGGGCATAAAATAAGTGAAGAAGAAGAATTGGCCACCTTAATTGCCATTTTACTTCACGATATGGGACATGGTCCGTATTCGCACGCATTGGAACATAGTATTGTTCCTTCAGTGACTCATGAAGAGATTTCGGTAAGGTTTATGCATAAACTGAATGAAGAATTTAATAATAGGCTGAGTTTAGCAATTCAGATTTTTGAAAATCGTTATAAAAAGAAATTCCTCCATCAATTAATTTCATCCCAACTTGATATGGATCGTATGGATTACCTCAATCGCGATTCGTTTTATAGTGGGGTAGTAGAAGGGGCTATCAATTCTAAAAGATTGATTACTATGCTTAATGTAGCTAACGATAACCTGGCTATAGATGATAAAGGTATTTATTCAGTTGAAAAATTTTTGGTTGCACGCAGACTAATGTACTGGCAGGTATATTTACATAAAACGGTGATTGTATCAGAAAAACTGTTGACAAAAGCTTTGTCGCGTGCCAGAAAACTTGCGTTAGAAGGTGTAGAGTTATTTTCAAGTAGTTCTTTAAGTTATTTTCTTAAACGAAATTGGGATGTAAATGAATTTGAACAGGAGGACCTAGAAATGTTTTCCAAATTGGACGACTATGATGTTTTTGGCGCGATAAAGGAGTGGACAAACCACAATGATAAAATATTATCAGATTTGTCAAAAAGACTTACCGATAGAAAGTTGTTGAAGATTCGCTTAGGAGATGTTCCAATAGAGTCATCTTACGTTGACAGTTTAAGGAGTAAAGTTGCAAAGGCTTTTGATATTTCTTTTGAAGAAACAGAGAATTATATTATACAGGGAAAAGTAGAAAACAATGCCTACATAAAAGATCATGATAGTATTTTTTTACTAAAAAAAGATGGAGAGGTACAGGATATTGCATTTTCTCCTGATCAGCAAAGTGTTTCGGCAATTTCTGAAGCAATGAAAAAATATTATCTGATCTATCCGCGGGAAGTAGAATAA
- a CDS encoding D-2-hydroxyacid dehydrogenase: MNIVILDASTLGKVNNLQLLEKYGSVTSFGSTKASQIVERSANADIILTNKVIFNKEELDQLPNLKLICITATGMNNVDLEYANKKGITVKNVVGYSTDSVSQVTFSMVLRLLSNLCKYDSYVKSKDYALSPIFTHLANGFDEIKGKKWGIIGMGNIGRNVANIATAFGAEVSYHSTSGVIRDEGYPEISLEKLLSGSDIISVHSPLNDKTNNLISKRELNKMKPNAILINVARGGIVNEKDLVSALNENRIAGAGVDVFTNEPIEKESPYFNVINQEKIVLSPHIAWASTEARHKLIEKVIENIEEFLNKDNN, encoded by the coding sequence ATGAATATCGTAATTTTAGACGCATCGACGCTAGGAAAGGTAAACAACCTACAGCTACTTGAAAAGTATGGCTCTGTAACATCATTTGGATCTACAAAAGCTTCGCAAATAGTAGAAAGATCAGCTAATGCAGATATTATACTTACAAACAAAGTAATATTTAATAAAGAAGAATTAGACCAGCTTCCAAACCTGAAACTTATTTGTATTACGGCCACAGGGATGAATAATGTAGACCTGGAGTACGCAAATAAAAAAGGAATTACCGTAAAAAACGTTGTTGGGTATTCAACAGACTCTGTAAGTCAGGTAACTTTTAGTATGGTTTTGAGATTGTTGAGCAATCTGTGCAAATACGATTCTTACGTAAAAAGTAAAGACTATGCATTATCTCCAATTTTTACTCACCTTGCCAATGGGTTCGATGAAATAAAAGGTAAAAAATGGGGAATAATCGGAATGGGTAATATTGGTAGAAATGTGGCTAATATTGCTACTGCATTTGGTGCTGAAGTATCATACCATTCCACTTCCGGAGTAATTAGAGATGAAGGCTATCCTGAAATTTCATTGGAAAAACTGTTAAGTGGATCAGACATAATTTCTGTTCATTCTCCACTAAATGATAAAACCAATAACCTCATTAGTAAAAGAGAACTAAATAAAATGAAACCAAATGCTATTTTAATAAATGTAGCACGGGGTGGAATTGTTAATGAAAAAGATTTAGTAAGCGCTTTAAATGAGAACAGAATTGCAGGTGCCGGTGTTGATGTTTTTACAAATGAACCGATAGAAAAGGAATCTCCATATTTCAATGTTATCAATCAGGAGAAGATAGTATTATCTCCTCACATTGCTTGGGCCAGTACTGAAGCAAGGCATAAACTTATTGAAAAGGTTATTGAGAATATTGAAGAATTTTTAAATAAGGATAATAATTGA
- a CDS encoding phosphatase PAP2 family protein, producing the protein MKPKLNIVDYSTISYLIITTLLIFSFFDEIKNPGSHLMIRVGFFSVLLLSAALRDYYRDRNFNILLNLIPLAFLGYFYNETADFNHLFFENLDPYIAQIEFNIFSVQPSVVFSEILPNLWFSELMNFGYFSYYLIIFSTPVLFYFKKPELFTKVLFLILSSFYLFYFFFIIIPVVGPQFYFEGAVGEFTPQGPFGHLIKFIQEVGEVPTGAFPSSHVGISLILGYLIFKHLRQYFTSFLLLISILTISTIYIKAHYLLDVIAAFLITPLFYYISNKLYISLHKQYL; encoded by the coding sequence TTGAAGCCAAAACTAAATATCGTAGATTATTCTACAATTTCATATTTAATCATAACAACCTTATTAATTTTTTCATTTTTTGATGAAATAAAAAATCCTGGCTCTCATCTGATGATTAGAGTAGGATTTTTTTCCGTTTTATTATTATCAGCTGCTTTAAGGGATTATTACAGGGATAGAAATTTCAACATACTCCTAAACCTGATTCCTTTAGCATTTTTAGGATACTTCTATAACGAAACAGCCGATTTCAACCATCTGTTCTTCGAAAACCTGGACCCTTATATCGCTCAAATAGAATTTAATATCTTTTCTGTACAACCATCTGTTGTTTTTAGTGAAATATTACCTAACCTATGGTTTAGCGAGTTAATGAATTTTGGTTATTTCTCTTATTATTTAATAATATTTTCAACTCCGGTTTTATTTTATTTCAAAAAGCCGGAACTATTTACTAAAGTTCTTTTCTTAATTCTGAGCTCTTTTTACCTGTTTTACTTTTTTTTCATTATTATCCCCGTTGTCGGACCTCAATTTTATTTTGAAGGTGCAGTGGGAGAATTTACTCCACAAGGTCCCTTTGGTCATCTGATAAAGTTCATCCAGGAAGTTGGAGAGGTCCCTACAGGAGCTTTTCCAAGTTCTCATGTAGGCATTTCTTTGATTTTAGGGTATCTGATCTTCAAACACCTAAGGCAATACTTCACCTCTTTCCTGTTATTAATCAGCATATTAACAATATCGACTATTTACATAAAAGCCCACTATTTATTAGATGTAATTGCTGCATTTTTAATCACTCCGTTATTTTATTATATCTCCAATAAATTATATATTTCACTTCATAAACAATATCTATAA
- a CDS encoding sugar-transfer associated ATP-grasp domain-containing protein, whose translation MKKLLKKILNASEYLVGINQRNLEYVYPNNPRKHFPLANDKVLAKSILEKNGVPVPVTYAVVNELWEISTILEQILIQKEIVIKPANGSGGGGILILFQKDEGVWTTHSGEVYKKNKLYHHLASILYGVYSSGDKDKAIIEYCLTPHPFLTGIYDKGIPDFRIILLKGIPLMAMLRVPTNKSGGKANLHQGAIGIGVDMDRGIVTQGFYKNKYVDYHPDSGNYFAGKVIPDWSKTLEISIETSKLFPLDYLGVDIILDRYSGPMVIEVNARPGLQIQNINKIGLKESVDKNIQL comes from the coding sequence ATGAAGAAATTATTAAAAAAGATTTTGAATGCAAGTGAGTACTTGGTTGGTATTAATCAGCGGAATCTCGAATATGTATATCCAAATAATCCTCGAAAACATTTCCCATTGGCAAATGACAAGGTATTGGCCAAGTCTATTCTTGAAAAAAATGGAGTTCCTGTTCCTGTTACTTATGCGGTTGTAAATGAGTTATGGGAGATAAGTACAATATTAGAGCAAATTTTAATTCAAAAAGAGATAGTGATAAAGCCTGCTAATGGAAGTGGAGGAGGCGGAATATTAATTTTATTTCAAAAGGACGAAGGTGTTTGGACGACGCATTCGGGAGAGGTGTATAAAAAAAATAAACTTTATCATCACTTGGCTTCAATACTCTATGGGGTGTATTCAAGCGGAGATAAAGATAAAGCCATTATCGAATACTGCCTGACACCACATCCGTTTCTAACAGGAATATACGACAAAGGTATTCCTGATTTTAGGATAATTCTTCTCAAAGGTATCCCTTTGATGGCAATGCTTCGTGTACCAACCAATAAATCGGGAGGAAAAGCGAATTTACATCAGGGAGCGATAGGGATAGGTGTAGATATGGACAGAGGGATTGTTACTCAGGGTTTCTATAAAAATAAATATGTAGACTATCATCCGGATTCAGGAAATTACTTTGCAGGTAAAGTAATACCTGACTGGAGTAAAACATTAGAAATTTCTATTGAAACATCTAAATTATTCCCTCTTGACTATTTGGGAGTGGATATTATTTTAGACCGTTATTCGGGACCTATGGTTATAGAGGTAAATGCCCGTCCCGGACTTCAAATACAAAATATTAATAAAATAGGGTTGAAGGAGAGCGTAGATAAAAATATACAATTATGA
- a CDS encoding alanine dehydrogenase, with product MNDFSELSPFSHKELLPQEEMLEVERKKGKLFIGIPKETQYHEKRICLTPDAVTVLTANGHDIIIESDAGLGANFSDKEFSDAGAKISYDTKEVFASNIVLKIAPPTLEEIKMMKPESFLISTMQFHTRKKEYFEALGNLKISAIALDNLKDSHGSIPVLTTLSEIAGTTSIHIAAELMSNINAGQGLMLGGVTGVSPTEVVIIGAGVVAEYAAKAAIGLGATVKVFDNSITKLRRIQESLGQRIFTNTIHPKILGKALRRCDVLIGAIRSEGRTPTIVSEDMVQLMKDGSVIIDVSIDSGGIVETSELTSHDVPTVVKHGVIHYGVPNIPSRVSRTASLSISNYFTPYLLDIANRGGIESVLPFDKGLQTGVYMYHGILTSAAIGEHLKIPSKDINLLMF from the coding sequence ATGAACGATTTTTCAGAACTAAGCCCATTTTCCCACAAAGAACTACTGCCTCAGGAAGAAATGCTTGAGGTAGAAAGAAAAAAGGGGAAGCTATTTATTGGCATTCCAAAAGAAACCCAATATCATGAAAAGCGAATATGCCTTACTCCTGATGCTGTAACTGTATTAACAGCAAATGGACATGATATTATAATAGAATCAGATGCCGGATTAGGAGCTAATTTTTCTGATAAAGAATTTTCAGATGCCGGTGCAAAAATTTCATATGATACAAAAGAAGTCTTCGCTTCAAATATTGTTCTAAAAATTGCACCGCCCACATTAGAAGAAATAAAAATGATGAAACCTGAATCATTTTTAATATCTACGATGCAATTTCATACCCGTAAGAAAGAATATTTCGAGGCTTTAGGTAATTTGAAAATATCAGCTATTGCTCTCGACAACCTAAAAGACAGTCACGGTTCAATACCAGTACTAACAACCTTATCTGAAATTGCCGGAACAACTTCTATACATATTGCTGCCGAATTGATGAGTAATATTAATGCCGGCCAGGGATTGATGCTTGGTGGCGTTACCGGAGTCTCTCCAACAGAAGTTGTTATTATAGGTGCCGGTGTTGTAGCCGAATATGCTGCAAAAGCAGCGATTGGTTTAGGTGCCACAGTTAAAGTTTTTGATAATTCAATAACAAAACTCAGGAGAATTCAGGAATCATTAGGTCAAAGAATTTTCACCAACACTATTCATCCAAAAATTTTAGGCAAAGCATTACGCCGATGCGATGTTCTCATTGGCGCTATACGTTCTGAAGGCAGAACTCCCACAATTGTATCTGAAGACATGGTTCAGCTAATGAAAGATGGATCTGTTATAATTGATGTAAGTATAGATTCGGGAGGAATTGTAGAAACTTCGGAACTTACTTCTCACGATGTTCCAACTGTGGTAAAACACGGGGTAATACATTATGGTGTTCCAAATATCCCTTCAAGGGTATCAAGAACTGCTTCTTTATCTATCAGTAACTATTTCACCCCTTACTTACTCGACATTGCTAACCGGGGAGGTATAGAAAGTGTACTTCCATTTGATAAAGGACTACAGACCGGAGTTTATATGTACCACGGAATACTAACTTCAGCAGCTATTGGTGAGCACCTGAAAATTCCATCTAAGGATATTAACTTATTGATGTTTTAA
- a CDS encoding response regulator, translated as MAKIKILWVDDEIELLRPHIIFLEKKGYYVDTCTNGTDAIDKIDQETFDIVFLDENMPGITGLETLMIIKEKRPSLPIVMITKSEEELIMEEAIGSKISDYLIKPVNPNQILLSLKKSLDTSRLVSEKTTSNYQQEFRKISMDLMDVRTYEDWINIYKKLLYWEIELERIQDEGMVQILETQKKEANSLFFKFVKNNYEDWFYEEDKPVMSHMAFKEYIYPKLKDGERSVLLMIDNLRYDQWKILEPIINEYYNTVKDDAYYAILPTATQYARNAFFAGLMPLEIEKRFPELWKNDTDEGGKNLYEKELLLDQIKRLGMNINTHYSKISSLNAGKKFVENFKNISTSNHFTAVVYNFVDMLSHSRTEMEVIKELASNDKAYRSLTISWFKNSPLFEIIKLAAKSGLKLYITTDHGTINVNTPSKLVGDKNTSLNLRYKQGKSLSYEKRDVLAIKDPHDVFLPKINVSSSYVFAKEDMFFAYPNNYNHYVKYYKNTYQHGGVSLEEMIIPFIELEPK; from the coding sequence ATGGCTAAAATCAAAATATTATGGGTCGATGATGAAATCGAGCTATTGAGACCGCATATAATTTTTCTGGAAAAAAAAGGATATTATGTTGATACATGCACAAATGGTACTGATGCTATCGATAAAATAGACCAGGAAACTTTCGATATTGTATTTCTGGATGAAAATATGCCAGGTATTACGGGACTTGAAACATTGATGATAATCAAGGAAAAACGCCCCAGTCTGCCTATTGTTATGATTACTAAAAGTGAGGAAGAGTTAATTATGGAAGAAGCCATTGGCTCTAAAATCTCAGACTACCTTATAAAACCTGTTAATCCTAATCAAATTCTGTTAAGCTTAAAGAAAAGTCTTGATACATCCAGACTGGTTTCAGAAAAAACTACTTCTAATTATCAGCAGGAATTTAGAAAAATATCTATGGATTTAATGGATGTTCGTACTTACGAAGATTGGATTAACATCTATAAAAAATTGCTTTATTGGGAGATTGAGCTTGAAAGAATTCAGGATGAAGGAATGGTTCAAATTCTTGAAACACAAAAAAAAGAAGCAAATTCCTTATTTTTCAAGTTCGTAAAAAACAATTATGAAGATTGGTTTTACGAGGAAGATAAGCCGGTTATGTCGCACATGGCCTTTAAAGAATATATTTATCCAAAGTTAAAAGATGGCGAACGATCAGTATTATTAATGATTGACAACCTGCGTTATGACCAATGGAAAATATTGGAGCCAATCATTAACGAATATTACAACACTGTTAAAGATGATGCATATTACGCTATTCTGCCAACAGCGACACAATATGCCAGAAATGCTTTTTTCGCCGGTTTAATGCCATTAGAAATTGAGAAACGCTTTCCCGAATTATGGAAAAACGACACAGATGAGGGAGGTAAAAACTTGTATGAGAAAGAGCTTTTACTGGATCAAATAAAAAGGTTGGGGATGAATATTAATACTCATTATTCCAAAATATCAAGCTTAAATGCAGGTAAAAAGTTCGTTGAAAATTTTAAAAATATATCAACCAGTAACCACTTTACAGCTGTAGTTTACAACTTTGTCGACATGCTTTCGCATTCGAGAACTGAGATGGAGGTTATTAAGGAATTAGCTTCAAACGATAAGGCCTACAGATCGTTAACTATAAGCTGGTTCAAAAACTCTCCTTTATTTGAGATCATTAAACTGGCCGCTAAATCCGGATTAAAACTCTATATTACAACAGATCACGGAACGATAAACGTAAACACTCCTTCAAAACTTGTGGGTGACAAAAACACAAGTCTTAACTTAAGATATAAACAAGGAAAAAGTTTGTCATACGAAAAACGGGATGTATTGGCTATTAAAGACCCTCACGATGTTTTCCTGCCAAAAATTAATGTGAGCAGTTCTTATGTTTTTGCAAAAGAAGATATGTTTTTTGCTTATCCTAACAATTATAACCATTATGTTAAGTACTATAAAAACACTTATCAGCACGGTGGAGTTTCATTAGAAGAAATGATAATTCCTTTTATAGAACTGGAACCAAAATAG
- a CDS encoding 7TM domain-containing protein, with protein sequence MNVARLISFAFILITIGVISVKFISWEYTFKNILPQKKYEVNIDISSRGFSQPVNISTYLPISDNRQTISYETNNSPSLNFLVEQTKSGRVGTWNTMNGNGMLPIRYSFEFIGRAIKYNIDSTLIIPKTYPPSFNEYLKTTKNIQVKHPQINRIFQEEVGDNDQILEVLANIQSYTNSLKSRPFKGVTDALTAARLGEASCNGKSRLFIALARSANIPSRLVGGIILESGTKKTSHQWVEAYIGNEWVPFDPLNNHFAFLPHNYLSMYRGDKFLFSHTKNINFEYKFNVKSRLSPNPLLQQELKSHPFNAYQLWKLFESIGIPIGLLKIVLLLPLGALIVAIFRNVIGMQTFGVFLPALIAVASRETGLFWGLIAFMIVIGVVSLVHFPLEKWGILYTPKLVIMLVAVVILFLIISYLSIELNISSLAYIALFPIVILTISAERFARTISEEGFVQALLITLQTLIVSSVAYFAMNSDSMEAFFLAFPELFLVIIGLNLLLGQWIGIRVIEFIRFRVLLR encoded by the coding sequence ATGAACGTAGCTCGATTAATTTCATTTGCATTTATATTAATTACTATCGGTGTTATTTCTGTAAAATTTATTTCATGGGAATATACTTTTAAAAATATCTTACCTCAAAAAAAGTATGAGGTCAATATTGATATTTCTTCGAGGGGATTTAGTCAGCCTGTTAATATTTCCACTTACCTGCCAATATCAGATAACAGACAGACAATTAGTTATGAAACAAATAATAGTCCGAGTTTAAATTTTTTAGTAGAACAGACTAAATCTGGTAGAGTAGGAACATGGAATACAATGAATGGAAATGGAATGTTACCTATAAGGTATTCTTTTGAATTTATTGGAAGGGCTATAAAATATAACATTGATTCTACCCTGATTATACCTAAAACATATCCTCCAAGTTTTAACGAATACTTAAAGACAACCAAAAACATACAGGTAAAACATCCACAGATAAATCGAATTTTCCAAGAGGAAGTAGGAGATAATGATCAAATATTGGAGGTGCTTGCCAATATTCAGAGTTACACTAATTCACTTAAATCAAGACCATTTAAGGGGGTTACAGATGCTCTTACAGCAGCAAGACTGGGAGAAGCATCGTGTAATGGAAAAAGTAGACTGTTTATAGCGTTAGCTCGTTCTGCAAATATACCTTCGCGTTTGGTTGGAGGGATAATTTTGGAATCCGGCACAAAAAAAACTTCACATCAATGGGTTGAGGCTTATATAGGCAATGAATGGGTACCATTTGATCCATTGAACAACCATTTTGCATTTTTGCCACATAATTATTTATCCATGTATCGCGGTGATAAATTTCTGTTTTCACACACAAAAAACATTAATTTTGAATACAAGTTTAATGTTAAGTCAAGACTAAGTCCAAATCCATTACTTCAACAAGAATTAAAGTCACACCCTTTTAATGCATACCAGTTGTGGAAACTGTTCGAGAGTATCGGAATTCCAATCGGACTATTAAAAATCGTGTTATTACTTCCATTGGGAGCATTGATTGTGGCAATTTTCCGCAATGTAATAGGAATGCAAACATTTGGTGTTTTTCTGCCAGCATTAATAGCTGTTGCAAGTCGCGAAACCGGATTGTTTTGGGGATTAATAGCTTTTATGATAGTTATAGGAGTTGTAAGCCTGGTACATTTTCCTCTCGAAAAATGGGGCATATTATATACTCCTAAGTTGGTGATTATGCTGGTAGCAGTAGTTATACTTTTTCTTATAATATCCTATCTCTCTATTGAATTAAATATTAGTTCTCTTGCATATATAGCTCTTTTCCCTATTGTAATACTTACTATAAGTGCCGAGAGGTTCGCCAGAACAATAAGTGAGGAAGGATTTGTACAGGCCTTGTTAATTACATTACAAACGCTTATAGTGTCGTCTGTTGCATATTTCGCAATGAATTCTGACTCTATGGAGGCTTTCTTTTTAGCTTTTCCTGAGCTGTTTTTAGTCATTATAGGATTAAATCTTTTATTAGGTCAATGGATAGGAATTAGGGTTATTGAGTTTATCCGTTTTAGAGTTTTATTGAGATGA
- the tsaE gene encoding tRNA (adenosine(37)-N6)-threonylcarbamoyltransferase complex ATPase subunit type 1 TsaE: MKKEYKSTSTYDLPNIAKSIISDFSGGRIFLFYGSMGAGKTTLIKSLVHELGIEDVANSPTFALVNEYFSKKNGTIFHFDFYRLEDETEALDMGYEDYFYSNSYCFVEWPEKIPNLLPSNIIEVTIDASPEERLITVKSN, encoded by the coding sequence TTGAAGAAAGAATACAAAAGCACATCAACATACGATCTGCCAAACATTGCTAAATCGATAATTTCAGATTTTTCCGGTGGAAGGATATTCTTATTTTACGGTTCTATGGGGGCCGGTAAAACAACTCTTATAAAGTCACTTGTTCACGAATTAGGCATTGAGGATGTTGCAAACAGTCCAACATTTGCTTTGGTAAATGAGTATTTTTCTAAAAAAAATGGAACAATTTTTCATTTTGATTTTTATCGTTTAGAGGATGAAACAGAGGCTTTAGACATGGGATATGAGGATTATTTTTATTCAAATTCCTATTGTTTTGTTGAATGGCCCGAAAAAATCCCTAACTTATTGCCTTCAAATATAATAGAAGTAACTATTGATGCTTCACCAGAAGAACGTTTAATAACGGTTAAATCTAATTAG